From one Macaca nemestrina isolate mMacNem1 chromosome 5, mMacNem.hap1, whole genome shotgun sequence genomic stretch:
- the LOC105478763 gene encoding BEN domain-containing protein 3 yields MNSTEFTEDVEEVLKSITVKVETEAEDAALDCSVNSRTSEKHSVDSVLAALQDSSKRKQLVSDGLLDSVPGVKRRRLIPEALLAGMRNRENSSPCQGNGEQASRGRSLGSVWPGEEEPCNDATTPSYKKPLYGISHKIMEKKNPPSGDLLNVYELFEKANASNSPSSLRLLNEPQKRDSGSTGAGTDSDPNIYFLIQKMFYMLNTLTSNMSQLHSKVDLLSLEVSRIKKQVSPTEMVAKFQPPPEYQLTAAELKQIVDQSLSGGDLACRLLVQLFPELFSDVDFSRGCSACGFAAKRKLESLHLQLIRNYVEVYYPSVKDTAVWQAECLPQLNDFFSRFWAQREMEDSQPSGQVASFFEAEQVDPGHFLDNKDQEEALSLDRSSTIASDHVVDTQDLTEFLDEASSPGEFAVFLLHRLFPELFDHRKLGEQYSCYGDGGKQELDPQRLQIIRNYTEIYFPDMQEEEAWLQQCAQRINDELEGLGLDAGSEGDAPRDDCYDSSSLPDDISVVKVEDSFEGERPGRRSKKIWLVPIDFDKLEIPQPDFEVPGADCLLSKEQLRSIYESSLSIGNFASRLLVHLFPELFTHENLRKQYNCSGSLGKKQLDPSRIKLIRHYVQLLYPRAKNDRVWTLEFVGKLDERCRRRDTEQRRSYQQQRKVHVPGPECRDLTSYAINPERFREEFEGPPLPPERSSKDFCKIPLDELVVPSPDFPVPSPYLLSDKEVREIVQQSLSVGNFAARLLVRLFPELFTAENLRLQYNHSGACNKKQLDPTRLRLIRHYVEAVYPVEKMEEVWHYECIPSIDERCRRPNRKKCDILKKAKKVEK; encoded by the coding sequence GCTCTCCTAGCAGGCATGCGGAACCGTGAGAACAGCTCGCCCTGCCAAGGCAATGGCGAGCAGGCCAGCAGGGGCAGGAGCCTGGGCTCTGTGTGGCCAGGAGAGGAGGAGCCCTGCAACGATGCCACTACCCCTTCCTACAAGAAGCCTCTGTATGGCATCTCGCACAAGATCATGGAGAAGAAGAATCCTCCCTCGGGGGACCTGCTAAACGTGTACGAGCTCTTCGAGAAGGCAAACGCCAGCAACAGCCCCTCGTCGCTGCGGCTCCTGAATGAGCCACAGAAGCGGGACTCTGGCAGCACTGGGGCAGGCACTGACAGTGACCCCAACATCTACTTCCTGATCCAGAAAATGTTCTACATGCTCAACACCCTCACGTCCAACATGTCCCAGCTGCACAGCAAGGTGGACCTGCTCTCCCTGGAGGTGAGTCGCATCAAGAAGCAGGTGAGCCCCACTGAGATGGTGGCCAAATTCCAGCCGCCCCCTGAGTATCAGCTCACAGCTGCGGAGCTCAAGCAGATCGTGGATCAGAGCCTGTCCGGGGGGGACCTGGCCTGCCGCCTGCTGGTGCAGCTCTTCCCCGAGCTCTTCAGCGACGTGGACTTCTCCCGAGGCTGCAGTGCCTGCGGCTTTGCGGCCAAGCGCAAGCTGGAGTCGCTGCACCTGCAGCTCATCCGCAACTACGTGGAGGTCTACTACCCCTCGGTGAAGGACACGGCCGTGTGGCAGGCCGAGTGCCTGCCCCAGCTGAACGACTTCTTCAGCCGCTTCTGGGCCCAGCGGGAAATGGAGGACAGCCAGCCCAGTGGCCAGGTCGCCAGCTTCTTTGAGGCAGAGCAGGTGGACCCCGGCCACTTCCTGGACAACAAAGACCAGGAGGAGGCCCTGTCTCTGGACCGGAGCAGCACCATCGCCTCAGACCACGTGGTGGACACGCAGGACCTCACTGAGTTTCTGGATGAAGCCTCCTCACCAGGCGAGTTTGCCGTCTTCCTCCTCCACCGGCTCTTCCCCGAGCTTTTCGATCACCGCAAGCTGGGTGAACAGTACAGCTGCTACGGGGATGGTGGAAAGCAGGAGCTGGACCCCCAGCGGCTCCAGATCATCCGCAACTACACGGAGATCTACTTCCCCGACATGCAGGAGGAGGAGGCCTGGCTGCAGCAGTGCGCCCAGCGCATCAACGACGAGCTCGAGGGCCTAGGGCTGGACGCGGGCAGTGAAGGTGACGCCCCGCGCGATGACTGCTACGACTCCTCCAGTCTGCCCGACGACATCTCAGTGGTCAAGGTGGAGGACAGCTTCGAGGGTGAGCGGCCGGGGCGCCGCTCCAAGAAGATCTGGCTGGTGCCCATCGACTTCGACAAGTTAGAGATCCCCCAGCCCGACTTTGAGGTGCCCGGCGCCGACTGCCTGCTCAGCAAGGAGCAGCTGCGCAGCATCTACGAGAGCAGCCTGTCCATCGGCAACTTCGCCTCGCGCCTGCTGGTGCACCTGTTCCCCGAGCTCTTCACGCACGAGAACCTGCGCAAGCAGTACAACTGCAGCGGCTCCCTGGGCAAGAAGCAGCTGGACCCGTCCCGCATCAAGCTCATCCGCCACTACGTGCAGCTGCTCTACCCGCGCGCCAAAAACGACCGCGTCTGGACCCTGGAGTTCGTGGGCAAACTGGATGAGCGCTGCCGGCGCCGGGACACGGAGCAGAGGCGCTCCTACCAGCAGCAGCGCAAGGTCCACGTGCCAGGCCCCGAGTGCAGAGACCTGACCAGCTATGCAATCAACCCGGAGAGGTTCCGGGAGGAGTTTGAGGGACCCCCCCTACCCCCCGAGAGGAGCAGCAAGGACTTTTGCAAGATCCCCTTGGACGAACTGGTGGTCCCCTCGCCTGACTTCCCGGTGCCTTCTCCCTACCTGCTGTCTGACAAGGAGGTGCGTGAGATCGTGCAGCAGAGCCTCTCCGTGGGCAACTTTGCCGCCCGGCTCCTCGTCCGCCTGTTTCCCGAACTCTTCACCGCCGAGAACCTCCGGCTGCAGTACAACCATTCCGGGGCTTGCAACAAGAAGCAGCTGGACCCCACGCGACTGCGGCTCATCCGCCACTACGTGGAAGCCGTCTACCCGGTGGAGAAGATGGAGGAGGTGTGGCACTACGAATGTATCCCCAGCATCGATGAGAGGTGCCGCCGCCCCAACAGGAAAAAATGCGACATCCTCAAGAAAGCGAAGAAAGTGGAGAAGTGA